Proteins found in one Quercus robur chromosome 2, dhQueRobu3.1, whole genome shotgun sequence genomic segment:
- the LOC126705488 gene encoding uncharacterized protein LOC126705488, whose amino-acid sequence MLDFFKRKCPTSNSSEVNVELPTTNVAIPIPENADVPIPENAYVPISQTQFQRIDLDSLDYDPGTRKQIWEYHVNQRDEIRRAYIKKGPHQPPLETFKKSEKHNRSFQASWYRNNSKWLEYSPTIDAAYCLPCFVFHNPNVVVGQNTFIVGGFRNWKKVGGKDCSFQVHIGKNPNSAHRVAEQMCKDLMNQSQHLQRVVDHFTTEQIANNRLQLKATIFIVRYLAFQAIAFRGRDESFSSLNRGNFHESLGIVTFWNEKVAEIIEKAPKNATYTSPRIQKEILHVFSAKVKKAIREEIGDAKFCIMVDEARDESMKEQMAVVFRYVDAEGFVKERFFGLIHVVDTTVLTLKKGIYSLLSQYCLDIQNIRGQGYDGASNMRGIWNGLQALILNDCPYAYYIHCFAHRLQLALVKASKQVVPISHFFLTLLFLIKIVSASCKRNEQLKVVNANEIARLIDLEELETGNGLNQIGTLQRPGETRWSSHFRSVSSLLRMFSSTVEVLQNIIDGAIDGENRTEEESAYEGLTSFEFVFILHLEKETMEITDKLCQALQSQSQDILNAMHLVSSTKALIQKFRDDGWDGLLTTVISFCEKHRIDVLDMNARYVARRGRARNQPDNVTNEHHYRVNIFYASIDSQLQELNYRFNEDAMELLRLSSALEPRKALKSFRISDLCLLVKNFYPQDFTDYDKQVLEKELYHFEHNVVQDPEFKKLKSLSELSQWLVRTGNSEHYKLVYRMVILVLTLLVSTATIERAFSVMKLVKTELRNKMEDDFLNDSLMLYIEKDIASTFSLDSTVDDFEDLKER is encoded by the coding sequence atgcttgattttttcaaaagaaaatgtcCAACTTCAAATTCTTCCGAAGTCAACGTGGAATTGCCAACAACTAATGTTGCTATTCCAATTCCGGAAAATGCGGATGTTCCAATTCCGGAAAATGCGTATGTTCCAATCtctcaaacacaatttcaaagaatTGACCTTGATTCTTTGGATTATGATCCCGGAACACGCAAACAAATATGGGAATATCATGTTAATCAACGTGATGAAATTCGACGGGCTTACATTAAAAAAGGTCCGCACCAACCTCCTCTAGagacatttaaaaaaagtgaaaagcACAATCGTAgctttcaagcttcttggtatagaaataattcaaaatggCTTGAATATTCTCCTACAATAGATGCAGCTTATTGTCTACCCTGCTTTGTCTTTCATAATCCAAATGTGGTTGTGGGACAAAATACATTTATTGTTGGTGGATTTAGAAATTGGAAAAAGGTTGGGGGCAAAGATTGTTCTTTTCAAGTTCATATAGGAAAAAATCCTAACTCAGCTCATAGAGTTGCTGAGCAAATGTGTAAGGATTTAATGAACCAATCACAGCACTTGCAAAGGGTAGTTGATCATTTCACTACTGaacaaattgcaaataatcGGTTGCAATTGAAGGCCACAATTTTTATTGTGCGATATCTTGCCTTTCAAGCTATAGCTTTTAGGGGTCGAGATGAAAGTTTTAGTTCATTAAATCGTGGGAACTTTCATGAATCATTGGGTATTGTGACTTTTTGGAATGAGAAGGTTgctgaaataatagaaaaagctCCAAAAAATGCAACCTACACATCACCTAGGATTCAAAAGGAAATTCTACATGTTTTCTCAGCCAAAGTGAAGAAGGCCATTCGAGAAGAAATTGGTGATGCAAAGTTTTGCATAATGGTTGATGAAGCTCGTGATGAGTCCATGAAAGAGCAAATGGCTGTGGTGTTTAGATATGTTGATGCAGAAGGCTTTGTGAAAGAAcgcttttttgggcttattcaTGTTGTTGACACTACAGTTTTGACTCTAAAGAAAGGGATATATTCTTTGTTATCTCAATATTGCttagatatacaaaatattcgAGGGCAAGGATATGATGGAGCAAGCAATATGCGAGGTATATGGAATGGATTAcaagctttgattttgaatgattgcCCATATGCTTACTATATCCATTGTTTTGCACATCGCTTACAATTGGCATTAGTAAAAGCATCAAAACAAGTTGTTCCcattagtcatttttttcttacattgctTTTTCTGATCAAAATTGTTAGTGCTTCATGCAAGCGCAATGAGCAATTGAAAGTTGTTAATGCTAATGAAATAGCACGTTTGATTGATCTTGAAGAGCTTGAGACTGGAAATGGACTTAATCAAATTGGCACTTTACAACGACCTGGAGAAACACGTTGGAGTTCACATTTTAGATCAGTTTCTAGCTTATTAAGGATGTTTAGTTCAACTgttgaagttttacaaaatataattgatgGTGCAATTGATGGAGAAAATCGGACAGAAGAAGAGTCAGCTTATGAAGGTTTAacttcatttgaatttgttttcatcTTGCATCTTGAGAAGGAAACTATGGAGATCACTGATAAactttgtcaagctttgcaaAGCCAATCTCAAGACATTTTAAATGCCATGCATTTAGTTTCATCTACTAAAgcacttatccaaaaatttagagatgatGGATGGGATGGCTTACTCACCACTGTGATATCATTTTGTGAGAAGCATCGCATTGATGTCCTGGATATGAATGCTCGTTATGTTGCGAGGCGAGGTCGAGCTCGTAATCAACCAGATAACGTTACAAATGAGCATCATTATcgagtaaatattttttatgcttcaATAGATTCTCAACTACAGGAACTAAATTATCGGTTTAATGAAGATGCAATGGAGTTGCTTAGGCTTAGCTCAGCTTTAGAACCTCGAAAGGCATTAAAATCTTTCAGAATTAGTGATCTTTGTTTGTTGGTAAAGAATTTCTATCCACAAGATTTCACAGATTATGACAAACAAGTGTTAGAGAAGGAGCTTTATCATTTTGAGCATAATGTAGTCCAAGATCCagagttcaaaaaattgaaaagtttatctGAGTTGTCTCAATGGTTAGTGAGAACTGGAAATTCAGAACACTACAAACTTGTTTATAGAATGGTGATACTTGTGCTTACTCTTCTAGTTTCTACTGCTACTATAGAGCGAGCATTTTCAGTTATGAAACTTGTCAAAACTGAACTTCGAAACAAAATGGAAGATGACTTTTTGAATGACTCTTTGATGTTATACATTGAAAAGGATATAGCTTCGACATTTAGTTTGGATTCAACAgtagatgattttgaagatttgaaagagCGTTGA
- the LOC126715865 gene encoding glutelin type-B 2-like: MEFDLTPKFAQKLFEGDGGSYYSWSSSEFPLLRETKVGAGKLVLQPRGFALPHYADSSKIGYVLQGSDGVVGMVLPNTAEEVVLKLKKGDVVPVVLGSVSWWFNDGDSGLVIVFLGETSKSYIPGEFTYFILGGAQSIMGGFSPDFISRAYNVNKDDANKLAKSQTGFLIIKLQDGKRLAKPNKDNTNKLVYNINVAVPDIDVKHAGLVTSLTEAKFPFLGQVELIAKLVKLDAKAMSSPIYTTDSSVQLIYVVKGTCQVQIVGINGKQVLDTELKPGHLLVVPKFFVNAKVAGGDGLEYFSIITTSKPAFEDLSSKESAWGALSLGVVEASLNVSAEFGELFKSNIGKSKILIPPED; the protein is encoded by the exons ATGGAGTTTGACTTGACACCAAAGTTTGCCCAAAAGTTATTCGAGGGAGATGGTGGCTCATACTATAGTTGGTCAAGTTCTGAATTCCCTTTACTTCGTGAGACCAAGGTCGGTGCTGGCAAGCTTGTTCTGCAGCCACGCGGCTTTGCTCTTCCCCACTATGCCGATTCTTCCAAAATTGGTTATGTTCTTCAAG GTAGTGATGGAGTAGTTGGAATGGTATTACCTAACACAGCAGAGGAGGTGGTATTGAAACTTAAGAAAGGAGATGTTGTACCAGTAGTACTGGGATCAGTGTCATGGTGGTTCAATGATGGAGATTCTGGACTGGTTATAGTATTCTTGGGTGAAACCTCCAAGTCTTACATTCCCGGAGAATTCACCTACTTCATTTTAGGTGGGGCTCAAAGTATCATGGGAGGTTTCTCACCTGACTTCATTAGCAGAGCTTATAATGTGAACAAAGATGATGCAAATAAGCTTGCAAAAAGCCAAACTGGGTTCCTAATAATTAAGCTTCAAGATGGAAAAAGATTGGCTAAGCCCAACAAAGACAATACCAACAAATTGGTGTACAACATCAATGTTGCAGTGCCTGATATTGATGTCAAGCATGCTGGACTAGTCACATCATTGACTGAGGCCAAGTTTCCTTTCCTTGGACAAGTTGAGCTGATTGCCAAACTTGTTAAACTTGATGCTAAAGCCATGTCTTCACCAATTTATACTACTGATTCTTCAGTTCAACTAATTTACGTAGTGAAAGGAACTTGTCAGGTTCAAATTGTGGGCATTAATGGTAAGCAAGTCTTGGACACGGAATTAAAGCCTGGTCACTTGCTTGTGgtgccaaaattttttgttaatgcCAAAGTTGCAGGCGGTGATGGACTGGAGTATTTCTCTATAATAACAACTAGCAA GCCTGCCTTTGAAGATTTATCTAGCAAGGAATCAGCTTGGGGAGCATTATCTCTTGGGGTGGTAGAAGCTTCCCTCAATGTTTCCGCAGAGTTTGGGGAACTTTTCAAGTCAAATATCGGAAAGAGCAAAATCCTCATCCCTCCAGAGGATTAA